tttgtggtAGTTGGAGCTTGAGTAGTTGTTGGCTTATTTGTGGTGGTTGGAACTTCAgtagttgttggtttttttgtggTAGTTGGAACTTGAGTAGTTGTTGGCTTATTTGTGGTGGTTGGAACTTCAgtagttgttggtttgtttgtggtAGTTGGAGCTTGAGTAGTTATTGGCTTATTTGTGGTGGTTGGAACTTCAgtagttgttggtttgtttgtagtaGTTGGAGCTTGAGTAgttgttggtttatttgttgtagTTGGAACTGGgtagttgttggtttgtttgtggtAGTTGGAGCTTGAGTAGTTGTTGGCTTATTTGTGGTGGTTGGAACCTCAGTAGTTGTTGGCTTATTTGTGGTGGTTGGAACTTCAgtagttgttggtttgtttgtggtAGTTGGAGCATGAgtagttgttggtttgtttataGTAGTTGGAGCTTGAGAAgttgttggtttatttgttgtagttgttggtttgtttgtggtAGTTGGAGCTTGAGTAGTTGTTGGCTTATTTGTGGTGGTTGGAACCTCAGTAGTTGTTGGCTTATTTGTGGTGGTTGGAACTTCAgtagttgttggtttgtttgtggtAGTTGGAGCATGAgtagttgttggtttgtttgttgtagtcgGAGCTTGAGTAGTTGTTGGCTTGTTTGTGGTGGTTGGAACTTCAgtagttgttggtttgtttgtggtAGTTGGAGCCTGAGTAGTTGTCGGTTTATTTGTTGTAGTCGGTAATtgtgtagttgtttgtttgtttgtggtagtAGGAGCTTGAGTAGTTGTTGGCTTATTTGTGGTGGTTGGAACTTCAgtagttgttggtttgtttgtggtAGTTGGAGCCTGAgtagttgttggtttgtttgttgtagtcgTTAATTGTgtagttgttggtttgtttgtggtAGTTGGAGCATGAGTAGTTGTTGGTTCGTTTGTTGTAGTCGGTAATTCTgtagttgttggtttgtttgtggtGGTTGGAACTTCAgtagttgttggtttgtttgtggtAGTTGGAGCTTGAGTAGTTGTTGGTTTATTTGTGGTGGTTGGAACTTGTgtagttgttggtttgtttgtggtAGTTGGAGCATGAGTAGTTGTTGGTTCGTTTGTTGTAGTCGGTAATTCTgtagttgttggtttgtttgtggtGGTTGGAACTTCAgtagttgttggtttgtttgtggtAGTTGGAGCTTGAGTAGTTGTTGGCTTATTTGTGGTGGTTGGAACTtcagtagttgtttgtttgtttgtggtagtTGGTGCTTGAGTAGTTGTCGGTTTATTTGTTGTAGTCGGTAATTGTgtagttgttggtttgtttgtggtAGTTGGAGCTTGAGTAGTTGTTGGCTTATTTGTGGTGGTTGGAACTTCAgtagttgttggtttgtttgtggtAGTTGGAGCTTGAGTAGTTGTTGGCTTATTTGTAGTGGTTAGAACTTCAgtagttgttggtttgtttgtggtAGTTGGAGCTTGAGTAgttgttggtttatttgttgtagTCGGTAATTGTgtagttgttggtttgtttgtggtAGTTGGAGCTTGAGTAGTTGTCGGTTTATTTGTTGTAGTCGGTAATTGTgtagttgttggtttgtttgtggtAGTTGGAGCGTGAGTAGTTGTCGGTTTATTTGTTGTAGTCAGTAACCCAgtagttgttggtttgtttgtggtAGTTGGAGCTTGAGTAGTTGTTGGCTTATTTGTGGTGGTTGGAACTTCAgtagttgttggtttgtttgtggtAGTTGGAGCTTGAGTAGTTGTTGGCTTATTTGTGGTGGTTAGAACTTCAgtagttgttggtttgtttgtggtAGTTGGAGCTTGAGTAgttgttggtttatttgttgtagTTGGTAATTGTgtagttgttggtttgtttgtggtAGTTGGAGCTTGAGTAGTTGTTGGCTTATTTGTGGTGGTTGGAACTTCAgtagttgttggtttgtttgtggtAGTTGGAGCTTGAGTAGTTGTTGGCTTATTTGTGGTGGTTGGAACTTCAgtagttgttggtttgtttgtggtAGTTGGAGCTTGAGTAGTTGTTGGTTTATTTGTGGTGGTTAGAACTTCAgtagttgttggtttgtttgtggtAGTTGGAGCTTGAGTAGTTGTTGGCTTATTTGTGGTGGTTGGAACTtcagtagttgtttgtttgtttgtggtagtTGGAGCTTGAGTAGTTGTCGGTTTATTTGTTGTAGTCGGTAATTGTgtagttgttggtttgtttgtggtAGTTGGAGCTTGAGTAGTTGTCGGTTTATTTATTGTAGTCGGTAATTGTgtagttgttggtttgtttgtggtAGTTGGAGCTTGAGTAGTTGTTGGCTTATTTGTGGTGGTTGGAACTtcagtagttgtttgtttgtttgtggtagtTGGAGCTTGCATAGTTGTTGGCTTATTTGTGGTGGTTGGAACTtcagtagttgtttgtttgtttatggtagTTGGAGCTTGAGAAgttgttggtttatttgttgtagTCGGTAATTGTgtagttgttggtttgtttgtggtAGTTGGAGCTTGAGTAGTTGTTGGTTTGAATGTTGTAGATGAAGATTGAATGGTTGTAGGAATGTATGTTGTACTTTCTGTTTGAACGCATATGAAAGGATATGTTGCTTCACATGGGTCCACTTTGCCTTTGTACTCTGTTTCTCCGGCGAGATTTACACATTGTCCTaccttttccttttttattttaccGCCAGTTTGTGCAGATTTTTCAAATATTCTGTACGGTGGTATGAAGTCGATAGGAGCTCGTTTAGGTCTTCGAATATGGgtagtttgaatatttaaatattccctGTAGGATGCTCGATCATCAACAAACctattgttattgttgtgtgATGAGgatcttttctttcttttggcTGTAGAAATACGAAACTTCCTTACGCTCTTTTCATAATACCCTACCCATACATTGGTGAGTGACTGGTCATTAATTGTAGTTAACCAATCACTTAGGAATTGGAAAGTGCTCCTGTTCTGTGGTTGGGCTATGTCAAATCCTAGGGAAATACAATAGTCCTTCGCATCTTGGAGGCTCAAGTTTTCACGATAGAGGGTGTAGCAAATGGTTTCAGAGCATATCGTCtctgttttagaaataaaatgaaaacattttatttagttcaCAAACCCAGAAATTTCAAGTAATCAGATAAATATTATCTTCGTGCTAGGAAGAAAAATAACTTGCGAAATACGAAAATACTATTTTAACTCAATAGACAAAAGGGTTAAATAATACATGTTTAGTAAGCTCTGACAGTGCACTGTCAACTTTTTCACTTTAGGGTTCTgcaaaatgtttatagtttttagaTCACTGATCGATCTATCTACACGTCTTAGAATAACCTAAAAAAATGAGAGAATCACAAATTACTTGATTGAAAATTATGTGCAACACACCCTAGTTGACATGGTTTGTCTTCAGTTATTtgtggccctgcatggccagatggataaaacactcgacttgtaataggAGGGTCGCAGGTtgaaatccctgtcacaccaaatatgctcgttctttcagccgcgggaatgttataatgtcactgtcaatcccactattcgttgataaaagagtatcccaagagttggcggtgggtggtgatgaatagttgccttacaatagtcttacactgcaaaattagggacgcctggcgcagatagccctcgtgtagatttgtgcgaaattcaaatcaaaccaaaccaatctttcaAATCGTCCAGTTCTATCGGAATGATGCGGTACTCTGTGTTAGGCAAATAATGATTATAGTAACAGctgtaatataaatagttttttttcccCTCTTTCAGccagtattttaaattatgaacaaacaaataaacaacgtcaagaaaaatttgatttttttttaaacaaaggcACATTTGATTGTTTCTTGTGTTCAttacagggaatcgaacctcggattttatcACTGTAAGTCCATAAAGTCCACGCTTTCgaatatgtctttttttttaatttcgcgcaaagctactcgagggctatctacgctagccgtccctaattttgcagtgtaagactaaagggaaggcagctagtcatcaccacccaccgccaacttttggactaccaaaaatagtgggattgaccgtaactattAACGCccagacggctgaaagggcgagcatgtttggtgcgacagggattccaTCCCGTGACCCTCCCATTACGaatcaaacaccttaacccacctggctggTCATATTAAAGATGCCATGGAGATGaatatattgaaaaaacaaaatctattaAATTGACCCATATTTATTATCAAGAAAAGGTTGGACATAGACCTTTTGTGGACATGTACTAAATGCGCTTCTTGGGGTTTAAGTCCATTTTCAATAAAATGGACCCTCTTCTTCCTGTTGGTTAGCGGAATTTAACGAACTTGCAGTGCTACAGTTCCAGGTTCTAGACCCCTTGGAGAACAGTGCGCAGCTAAAAAAACAGCATACAAATAAAACCGACCTCCGACATGAGAAACAATGACTGTCATCCATCCGTAACACATCCAAGTTAAATAAATGCCGTATTTAGTAACTGTATGTAACGTATTTACTGTAGTGCATCTGTTTCAGTGCtaacgtggcctggcatggccaaaggcgtaaggcgtgcgactcgtcatccgagggtcgcggtttggcgccaaacatgctcgccctcccagccgtgggggcgttataatgtgacggtcaatcccactattcgttggtaaaagagtagcccaagagttggcggtgggtggtgatgactagctgccttccctctagtcttacactgctaaattagggacggctagcacagatagccctcgagtagctttgtgcgaaattccaaaaaccaaccaaccaatcagtGCCAACGTTCATTTCtctatagttttcttttctgcacGTGACTTACATTCAGgactgtgtattgcacaagtctcgcctgttctcgaaacttgTTGAGAATTCGTGAATGTGAGaagtaacaatatttgtttacgaaaacgTGTTAGATAATTGTTGCCAAGCGAACCTTGATGAAGGTTCTATAGGTCTGTGTGATTCGTATAAAAGGAAATCGCCAAGAGAGGAATATTATTGGACAGTTGAACAGGGACCCTTTATAAATTTCTCAACTTATGTATCCACAGAAATTCAATTTTTCTGTTTCACTGCACGAATTACGAAGTACTTTTTAGGAGAAACTAAACTGTCTATTTAAAGACATTAGTAAATTATTTTCGTATCTCAGACAAATTAACAGTGCAGTTtggtgttaatattttattgtctacgtaaagagttgttgttgttttgaattaagcacaaagctacacaatgggctatctgtgctctgcccaccacgggtattgaaacctggtttttagcgtagtaagtccacaggcataccgctgagccactgggggctacGTAAAGAGAGTAATTgatatatagttatttatttcacTATCTCAGAtaaatgatgtttgttttttttgaatttcgcgcaaagatacatgagagccatcggcgctagccgtccctaatttaacagtgtaagactaccgggaaggcaattagtcatcacaacccaccgccaacgcttgagctactcttttaccaacgaatagtgagattgaccatcacacataacgccccacggctgaaagggcgagcatgtttggtgtgtcgcgaattcgaacccgcgaccttcggattaccagttaaatgccttaaccaccaggccctGCTGGGCACAGATAAACGAGATAAATATGAAGGGACATATAGTTAGTTTACTGTCTAGTTAGAGACAGTCTATAAatctaaataactattttaatatctAAGACAAAAGAACAATGTTATCATAGATAAATAGCTTAccgtatatttatgtataatagtCTATAAATCCAAGGAATTACTTTAGTGTCTCAGACAAACTGAGCGGTGTAATATGGGAGAAATATTTTATGGAATATTTAAAGTAGGGACCGGCCTGGCCAAGCGTCTtgaggtgtgcgactcgtaatcgtagggtcgcaggttcgaattcctgtcacataaaacatgctcgccctttcagccgtgggggcgttataaagtgacggtcaatcccactattcgttggtaaaagagtagcccaagagttgacggtgggtggtgataactagctgctttccctctagtcttacactgctaaattagggacggctagcacagatagccctcgagcagctttgtgcgaaattcaaaaacaaccaaatttaaagaaaataatatataaatacaggtaattattttagtatctCAGGCAAAATACCATTGTACTTCAATGTAAACAGGTGACGGTTTGGTAAGACACGGTATAGAAGTGCAGTAAAATTGTTTACTATTTACAGTACATTCTAGTAGGAAATTAGATTTTGTCGTTATAATGTAAGAAGAGATAACTCTTGAATATTTAagcagaaatttaatttttttttataatttggcATAATTTTTCTATCTATATTAAATACAAGACCTCTTTCTGAAATggattaaaaaacataaatatttgagGCGTTGATCCACCAAAGGATAAAAGTCTAACAACTGGAAGCACTTGAATACTGACTGGTTATTCATTTTTACTATAAGATCCGATACAAATGATTTTCAGCTTCACCCTGAAGTCGGACAGGACATCCGTCTCAGCTGTTAGCTTGTTGACTAATGATTATAGGGCTGCATCTTTACGTTAGTCTTAACTATTGGCTTGTTGACTAACGATTATAGGACTGCGTCTTTACGTTAGTCTTATCTGTTGGCTTGTTGACTAATGATTATAGGACTTCATCTTTACGTTAGTCTTAGCTGTTGGCTTGTTGACTAATGACTTATAGGACTTCATCTTTACGTTAGTCTTAGCTGTTGGTTCGTTGACTAATGATTATAGGACTGCGTCTTTACGTTAGTCTTAGCTGTTGGCTTGTTGACTAAAGATTATAGGACTGCGTCTTTACGTTAGTCTTAGCTGTTGGCTTGTTGACTAACTTTACGATTATAGGACTTAGCTGTTGGCTTGTTAACTAATGATTATAGGGCTTCTTTACGTTAGTCTTAGCTGTTGGCTTGGACTTGTTGACTAATGATTATAGGGCTGCATCTTTACGTTAGTCTTAGCTGTCTTGTTGACTAACGATTAGGACTGCATTAGTTAGTCTTAGCTGTTGGCTTGTTGACTAATGATTATAGGACTGCATCTTTACGTTAGTCTTAGCTGTTGGCTTGTTGACTAATGATTATAGGACTGCGTCTTTACGTTAGTCTTAGCTGTTGGCTTGTTGACTAATGATTATAGGGCTGCATCTTTACGTTAGTCTTAGCTGTTGGCTTGTTGACTAAAGATTATAGGACTGCATCTTTACGTTAGTCTTAGCTGTTGGCTTGTTGACTAAAGATTATAGGACTTCATCTTTACGTTAGTCTTAGCTGTTGGCTTGTTGACTAATGATTATAGGACTGCGTCTTTACGTTAGTCTTAGCTGTTGGCTTGTTGACTAACGATTATAGGACTGCGTCTTTACGTTAGTCTTAGCTGTTGGCTTGTTGACTAGTAATTATAGGACTGCGTCTTTACAATAGTCTTAGCTATTGGCTTATTGACTAACGATTATAAGACTGcatctttttatttatatctttatttaaaacatttgtttgtttgttttttgtatttcgcacaaagctacatgagggctatcaactctagccgtccctaatttagcagtgtaagactaaagggaaggcagctagtcatcaccacccacagatAAATCTTGGAAtgttcctttaccaacgaataatgggattgaccatcacattataacgccctcacggctgaaaggacgagcaagtttggtgtgacagggattcgaaccccccaccctcagattaccagtctaACGCCGGCTACTTTAAGTAACACATCATGTGAAAATAAatg
Above is a genomic segment from Tachypleus tridentatus isolate NWPU-2018 chromosome 11, ASM421037v1, whole genome shotgun sequence containing:
- the LOC143231304 gene encoding uncharacterized protein LOC143231304, translating into MENVPKKLRPLLVVTVALVTYYNSLDGGLVFDDIAAVQDNRDVRPHNPLYNVFVNDFWGTPLHKVFLLIVAVRVTGQTETICSETICYTLYRENLSLQDAKDYCISLGFDIAQPQNRSTFQFLSDWLTTINDQSLTNVWVGYYEKSVRKFRISTAKRKKRSSSHNNNNRFVDDRASYREYLNIQTTHIRRPKRAPIDFIPPYRIFEKSAQTGGKIKKEKVGQCVNLAGETEYKGKVDPCEATYPFICVQTESTTYIPTTIQSSSTTFKPTTTQAPTTTNKPTTTQLPTTTNKPTTSQAPTTINKQTTTEVPTTTNKPTTMQAPTTTNKQTTTEVPTTTNKPTTTQAPTTTNKPTTTQLPTTINKPTTTQAPTTTNKPTTTQLPTTTNKPTTTQAPTTTNKQTTTEVPTTTNKPTTTQAPTTTNKPTTTEVLTTTNKPTTTQAPTTTNKPTTTEVPTTTNKPTTTQAPTTTNKPTTTEVPTTTNKPTTTQAPTTTNKPTTTQLPTTTNKPTTTQAPTTTNKPTTTEVLTTTNKPTTTQAPTTTNKPTTTEVPTTTNKPTTTQAPTTTNKPTTTGLLTTTNKPTTTHAPTTTNKPTTTQLPTTTNKPTTTQAPTTTNKPTTTQLPTTTNKPTTTQAPTTTNKPTTTEVLTTTNKPTTTQAPTTTNKPTTTEVPTTTNKPTTTQAPTTTNKPTTTQLPTTTNKPTTTQAPTTTNKQTTTEVPTTTNKPTTTQAPTTTNKPTTTEVPTTTNKPTTTELPTTTNEPTTTHAPTTTNKPTTTQVPTTTNKPTTTQAPTTTNKPTTTEVPTTTNKPTTTELPTTTNEPTTTHAPTTTNKPTTTQLTTTTNKPTTTQAPTTTNKPTTTEVPTTTNKPTTTQAPTTTNKQTTTQLPTTTNKPTTTQAPTTTNKPTTTEVPTTTNKPTTTQAPTTTNKPTTTHAPTTTNKPTTTEVPTTTNKPTTTEVPTTTNKPTTTQAPTTTNKPTTTTNKPTTSQAPTTINKPTTTHAPTTTNKPTTTEVPTTTNNSNYHKQTNNYPVPTTTNKPTTTQAPTTTNKPTTTEVPTTTNKPITTQAPTTTNKPTTTEVPTTTNKPTTTQVPTTTKKPTTTEVPTTTNKPTTTQAPTTTNKPTTTQIPTTTNKPTTTQLPTTTNKPTTTQAPTTTNKPTTTEVPTTTNKPTTTELPTTTNKPTTTTVPTTTNKPTTTQAPTTTNKPTTTQFPTTTNKPTTSQAPTTTNKPTTTEVPTTTNKPTTTQAPTTTNKPTTTQLPTTTNKPTTTQAPTTTNKPTTTQFPTTTTQAPTTINKPTSTEVPTTTNKPTTTQVPTTTNKPTTTEVPTTTNKPTTTQAPTTTNKPTTTQFPTTTNKPTTSQAPTTTNKPTTTEVPTTTNKPTTTQAPTTTNKPTTTQLPTTTNKPTTTQAPTTTNKPTTTQFPTTTTQAPTTINKPTSTEVPTTSNKPTTTQAPTTTNKPTTTQLPTTTNKPTTTASLTTTNKPTTTQAPTTTNKPTTTQLPTTTNKPTTTQAPTTTNKPTTTSSNHLK